AATCTGCTAGCAGCACTCCAAATCGTTTCAGGTTTCATCTTTGACGCATCATAAGACATCCTATATGCTTCACTAGCATTACCTTCTGTATCAACGTAGTATTTACAGAATTTCTCTTGCTTGAATGTTAATGGTTTCTCTTGCTTTCCCATATCATTTGTTATTTATTCCTACGAGAAAAAGAAGCTGCTCTCTATCCTTTAAAAGCTCATAGGTGGCAAGCAGTGTGCTGCCAGTTGTTAATATGTCATCATACACTATTATTTTCTTTTCCTTTATCGGACGAAGAAGAAAGAATTCTGGATTCAATCTATCTTTAGTTAGGCACTGGATTGCATTCTCATAGAATGGTATTTTCACCGCCCCCGCAATTTTCGTACAGATAGAGGTTGAAAAATGAAAGCCCTCGTTGTGTCTCCGTCGCGGTGTGGTGACTATACACCATCCTTCATATCCCCCTACTATGAAGCGGTGGAGAAACTCACACGCTCTCTCTGCAAAGAATGATGCAAGTTCCTCCGACTGTTTAATTTCTGAAAAGCTGGTACCAGTCTTGGAACGGGTGAACTGGGAGATGTAATAGATATCACC
This portion of the Bacteroides acidifaciens genome encodes:
- a CDS encoding phosphoribosyltransferase, whose product is MKGKGKICRIDDWDKPEAVKCKSWSHQERLCDLKEKVSLHKKGDIYYISQFTRSKTGTSFSEIKQSEELASFFAERACEFLHRFIVGGYEGWCIVTTPRRRHNEGFHFSTSICTKIAGAVKIPFYENAIQCLTKDRLNPEFFLLRPIKEKKIIVYDDILTTGSTLLATYELLKDREQLLFLVGINNK